A window of Candidatus Zixiibacteriota bacterium contains these coding sequences:
- a CDS encoding phenylacetate--CoA ligase family protein: MTSYRLPDFSFAWHHFLRRPWKLRWSLRTIPAHYGPEFADYYVMLGQSLHWPAERIEQYQWQQVKSLIAHALRTVPFYQRWSAEHQATAEDFRSWGDFRKLPIINRTHLDENLPDFTSSEYARHRGAPAQTSGSTGRLLKFYRSWNTEAMRRAVQWRHFNQIGYEFKQRRVSLNVPFVGEEADLLYRYDPIENLVAFNGRFLHEESVEAIGAVIRRFQPRMFYAHPSALAALATAMRKANLLPLNIPLVYVYSEVISAAQLELLRRWIGPNVHDHYGNRENSVSASQLACGRYHINSEFVYNELAPSSEQFAGRPLGRVLGTNLVNYAMPLLRYDCRDLAIEIRPCDRCRNAHSTIEFVGGRDKNFLISRHGLVHCQYDDILHKQGIAMPEDIQVEQIDLDTLVLRMVPGALYERERDEPILVEQLREATKDWFAIRVEYVDRIPPTSGFKKSKVVSRLGEAAITESA, translated from the coding sequence ATGACTTCTTACCGACTTCCTGATTTCAGTTTCGCATGGCACCATTTTCTGCGCCGCCCGTGGAAATTGCGCTGGAGCCTGCGTACGATTCCGGCGCACTATGGTCCCGAATTCGCCGACTACTATGTGATGCTCGGCCAATCGCTGCACTGGCCGGCGGAGCGAATTGAGCAGTATCAATGGCAGCAGGTGAAGTCGCTCATTGCGCACGCCTTGCGCACGGTGCCGTTTTACCAGCGTTGGAGCGCCGAGCATCAGGCTACGGCGGAGGACTTCCGCAGTTGGGGCGATTTCCGCAAGCTGCCGATTATCAACCGCACGCACCTCGACGAAAACCTGCCCGATTTCACCTCATCGGAATATGCCCGGCATCGGGGCGCCCCGGCACAGACGTCGGGATCGACCGGCCGACTGCTGAAGTTCTATCGGTCCTGGAATACCGAAGCCATGCGGCGGGCGGTGCAGTGGCGGCATTTCAACCAGATCGGCTACGAATTCAAGCAGCGCCGCGTCTCACTCAACGTGCCTTTTGTCGGCGAGGAGGCGGACCTGCTGTATCGATACGACCCGATCGAAAATCTGGTCGCATTCAACGGCCGCTTCCTGCACGAGGAGAGCGTCGAGGCCATCGGCGCAGTGATCAGACGTTTTCAGCCGCGGATGTTCTATGCTCACCCGTCAGCGCTGGCAGCGCTGGCGACGGCGATGCGCAAGGCCAACTTGCTGCCGTTGAACATCCCCCTGGTGTATGTCTACTCCGAGGTGATCAGCGCCGCTCAACTTGAGTTGCTACGGCGATGGATCGGGCCGAACGTCCATGACCACTACGGCAATCGCGAGAATTCGGTCAGCGCGTCGCAATTGGCGTGCGGTCGCTACCACATCAACTCCGAGTTTGTCTACAATGAACTGGCGCCCAGTTCAGAGCAGTTTGCCGGCCGGCCGCTGGGCCGGGTACTGGGCACCAACCTCGTCAATTACGCGATGCCGCTGTTGCGCTATGACTGTCGCGATCTGGCGATTGAGATCCGTCCCTGTGACCGCTGCCGCAACGCGCATTCGACAATCGAATTCGTCGGCGGCCGCGACAAGAACTTCCTGATCTCGCGGCACGGGCTCGTGCACTGCCAGTATGACGATATCCTTCACAAGCAGGGGATTGCGATGCCGGAGGATATTCAAGTCGAGCAAATCGACCTCGATACGCTCGTCCTTCGCATGGTGCCTGGCGCACTGTATGAGCGCGAGCGCGACGAGCCGATCCTGGTGGAGCAGTTGCGGGAAGCGACCAAGGACTGGTTTGCGATCCGCGTCGAGTATGTCGATCGCATCCCGCCGACGTCCGGCTTCAAGAAGTCGAAGGTCGTGTCGCGGCTGGGCGAGGCGGCGATCACCGAGAGCGCATGA
- a CDS encoding HAD family hydrolase, which produces MTQRAILFDFWQTLFSDWKERETLAARKQFMLRFLAERGHDGHVALDAAFESSRPWFTNIYLNEQRTPLVDERLAWVLNHCNIRLGPAELESLAHDFAEMGLMLDPTLAPNAAPMLAELAREFKLGIVSDTGYTPGRILRRHMAKHGVLEYFSAFSFSDETGRAKPHAVQFQNVLQRLQVEPANAVHCGDLPTHDVRGAKALGLTAVLYTGFHAEAADGNPPDYVISDWSELPGVVERVFS; this is translated from the coding sequence GTGACTCAACGCGCGATCTTGTTCGACTTCTGGCAAACCCTTTTTTCCGACTGGAAGGAGCGGGAGACTCTTGCCGCCCGCAAGCAGTTCATGCTTCGGTTCCTGGCTGAGCGCGGCCACGACGGCCACGTCGCGCTGGATGCCGCTTTTGAGTCCTCCCGCCCGTGGTTCACGAATATCTACCTCAACGAGCAGCGCACCCCTTTGGTTGATGAGCGACTGGCGTGGGTGTTGAACCACTGCAATATCAGACTCGGCCCCGCCGAACTGGAGAGTCTGGCGCACGATTTCGCCGAGATGGGCTTGATGCTCGATCCAACGCTGGCGCCAAATGCTGCACCGATGTTGGCCGAGCTGGCGCGCGAGTTCAAGCTCGGCATTGTCTCCGACACCGGCTATACGCCGGGACGAATCTTGCGGCGGCACATGGCGAAGCACGGTGTTCTGGAATATTTCTCCGCGTTTTCGTTTTCGGATGAAACCGGGCGCGCCAAGCCGCATGCTGTGCAGTTCCAGAATGTGCTGCAACGTCTTCAGGTCGAGCCGGCGAACGCTGTTCACTGCGGCGATCTGCCGACGCACGATGTGCGCGGCGCCAAGGCGCTGGGCCTGACTGCGGTGCTCTATACCGGCTTCCACGCCGAGGCGGCCGACGGCAATCCGCCCGATTACGTGATCAGCGACTGGTCGGAACTCCCCGGCGTTGTTGAGCGAGTTTTTTCTTGA